The genomic stretch GTCCATAAATATGAAGGGGAAGTTCAGCTCAAAACCTTTGTACTGCCGGGTTCGACCATCGCGAGCGCCAAGCTCGATGTCTGCCGCGCGGTAGCCAGGAGAACTGAGAGGAGCATCGCAAGGCTCGTTCTCGACTACGGGTTTGGCCAAAATGCACTCGTATATCTAAACCGGTTAAGCGACTTGCTCTTCATAATGGCGAGGGCGATAGAGAAGAGGGCGGGGAAGCTGAAGGAGGTCAAGTAGCCGCTTCAACGTCGGCCAGGAGAACGTCACGGTATCTCAGCCAGTAGTAGGCAACGACGACGGCCATGCCTGCCCAGATGCCAAGGGCGACCAGCCACGCGGGGTACATGTTCAGGAGGGGGCCAACGAGGACTAGTCCGGCCGGTGTCGCAATCCTCGTGAGGATTCCAAGGGCCGAGAAGACTCTGCCGCGAACCTCGCTCGGAACGGCTCTCTGGAGTTTGGACTCAATGGGAATGTCTATGAAAGCCTCGGTTATGCCCCAAGTCATTGCAACGGCCGTGAGCATGATGAAGGCCTTGTTCCTTTCAAGCCCGGCAATGGGGGATATCAACCATATGAATGCAATCATCACGAGACCGTTGATGAGCATTGCCTTGAAGAGGAGCTTCCCAGCCTTTTTACCGAACCGAACGGCTATGAGAATGTTCCCAATCAGCGCTCCGCCCATGAAGAAGGTCTCCATGAGGCCGAACTGAAAGCTCGTGAACTTGAGCACCTCTCTCATCGCGTAGGGGAGAAGCACAGCACCGAAAGGTGCACCGAAGATCCCCATGAATATCGCGAAGGTCATCAAGGTCCTGAGGAAGCCGTGGGCGAAGATGAAGCGGACGCCCTCCTTTATGTCGCTGAAGACCTGACCGAGTCCCTCTATCGGCCTCGCCTTCCACTCGTATCTTATCAGCATTTCAAACAGTCCCGAGCCGAAGAAGCTGACCGCGTTTATCAAGATGGCGAGCTTTATCCCACCGATGCCGTAAATCAGCCCGCCGAGGGCCGGACCGACGAGACGCGCCGCGATAGTGAACGACGCGACTGTGGAGTTTGCCTTTTCGAGGAGTTCCTGCTCCACTAAATCCGGAAACATCGCGCCAGTTCCGGCAGAGAAGAAGGAGCCCAGAATCGCCATTACGATTTGAACTGCTAGGAGCTGGTATATCCCGAGAAAATTGAATGCAATGACCGCGAAGAGCAGAATCCCCCTGATTAGATCGAAGCCGACCATGAGCCACTTGCGGTTGTACCTGTCCCCAACAACCCCGGCGAAGGGCATGACAATGATTGAGGGGATTATCTCGGCGAGGATAAACAGGGTCATCATCGAGCCGCTGTGGGTCTGGTCAAGGACGTAGAGGGGCAGTGCAACGTCCTGCACTGCCCATCCAAGCTGGGAAACGAACCTTCCCACAGCAAAGAGCCAGAAGTTTCTGCCGAGACTCACGGCACCACCTCCGCAGTTTCTGAACCGATGTTTATAACGGTTTCCCTAAAGCGGAGGTAATAGTACAGGGTTATCAGCACGCTCGGAACGGTGAGGGCCAGGATTATCACAGTGGTTCCAGCGGCGTCGAGGAGGGGTCCAACGAGGGCCATACCCAGCGGCGTCGTTGCCATCATCACCGTCTCAAAAGCCGTGAAAAATCTGGAGCGAACCTCATCTGGAACCGCCTTCTGGAGCTTTGTGAAGAGCGGGATGTTAACCAGGGTGTTGAAGAACCCTATCAGGCCGATTATTCCCAGCAGGGAAGGATAGGCGAATCCACCGAGTGCAGGGTGCGTCACGAAAGCCAGACACATGATGCTGAAGAGCTGCACAAAGATTGCATGGAACAGAAAGTCCTCCGACCTCTCCCCGAGCTTGAGCGCTATGAGGAGGTTTCCGGCCAGCGCCCCCAGGGTTGCCGTCGTCTCGACGCTGCCGAACTTGACCGCGGAGAGGCCCAGCTCGATCCTGGCGAGGTAGGGAATGACCACCGCGAACACCGGGTTGAGGAGGGTGTTGAGCAGTATCCCAAAGCTCACGAACACCATGAGGTTTTTTGAGTTCCTCATGAAGCGGAAGCCTTCGAGCATGTCGTCCCAGACCTCGCGGATGTTTGAGAGCTCCCGCGTTTCCCTGCGGTACTCGATCAGGATTTCGAAGAGGCCGGAGCCGAAGAAGCTGACCGCGTTTATCAGGATAGCCAGCTTAATGCCCCCGAAGGCGTA from Thermococcus sp. 21S7 encodes the following:
- a CDS encoding MFS transporter, which produces MSLGRNFWLFAVGRFVSQLGWAVQDVALPLYVLDQTHSGSMMTLFILAEIIPSIIVMPFAGVVGDRYNRKWLMVGFDLIRGILLFAVIAFNFLGIYQLLAVQIVMAILGSFFSAGTGAMFPDLVEQELLEKANSTVASFTIAARLVGPALGGLIYGIGGIKLAILINAVSFFGSGLFEMLIRYEWKARPIEGLGQVFSDIKEGVRFIFAHGFLRTLMTFAIFMGIFGAPFGAVLLPYAMREVLKFTSFQFGLMETFFMGGALIGNILIAVRFGKKAGKLLFKAMLINGLVMIAFIWLISPIAGLERNKAFIMLTAVAMTWGITEAFIDIPIESKLQRAVPSEVRGRVFSALGILTRIATPAGLVLVGPLLNMYPAWLVALGIWAGMAVVVAYYWLRYRDVLLADVEAAT
- a CDS encoding MFS transporter — encoded protein: MFEDFRGMGRNFWLYTVGRWISQAGWVVQDVAVPLYVLDKTGSGAMMSLFIMAELVPRLLVNPIAGVIGDRYDRKKLMYGLDIARGVLLFAVIGFNLLGIYQLLAVQMAMSVMGAFFSAGIVGMFPDLVGREQLARANSILQSGGQVLRILGPILGGLIYAFGGIKLAILINAVSFFGSGLFEILIEYRRETRELSNIREVWDDMLEGFRFMRNSKNLMVFVSFGILLNTLLNPVFAVVIPYLARIELGLSAVKFGSVETTATLGALAGNLLIALKLGERSEDFLFHAIFVQLFSIMCLAFVTHPALGGFAYPSLLGIIGLIGFFNTLVNIPLFTKLQKAVPDEVRSRFFTAFETVMMATTPLGMALVGPLLDAAGTTVIILALTVPSVLITLYYYLRFRETVINIGSETAEVVP